A genome region from Microbacterium profundi includes the following:
- a CDS encoding inorganic diphosphatase, whose amino-acid sequence MGAHDAVIEIPRGSRVKYEVDHETGRVHLDRVLYTTFGYPADYGYFDNTLGEDGDPLDVLVLLDQALFPGVVVEVRPVAVLKMSDEAGGDDKLVAVLSKDPRWAHIQDIGDLAEYTKKEIEHFFEHYKDLEPDKWVKVDAWGDAAEAQRILDEAIVRAGETAH is encoded by the coding sequence ATGGGCGCACACGACGCCGTCATCGAGATCCCGCGCGGCAGCCGCGTGAAGTACGAGGTCGACCACGAGACCGGGCGAGTGCACCTCGACCGCGTGCTCTACACGACCTTCGGCTACCCCGCCGACTACGGCTATTTCGACAACACCCTGGGCGAAGACGGCGATCCGCTGGACGTGCTCGTGCTGCTCGACCAGGCGCTGTTCCCCGGTGTCGTCGTCGAGGTCCGTCCCGTTGCAGTGCTGAAGATGAGCGATGAGGCCGGCGGAGACGACAAGCTCGTCGCCGTGCTGTCGAAGGACCCGCGCTGGGCGCACATCCAGGACATCGGCGACCTCGCCGAGTACACGAAGAAGGAGATCGAGCACTTCTTCGAGCACTACAAGGACCTCGAGCCCGACAAGTGGGTCAAGGTCGACGCCTGGGGAGACGCAGCCGAGGCGCAGCGCATCCTCGATGAGGCGATCGTTCGTGCCGGCGAAACCGCTCACTGA